The following is a genomic window from Pseudomonas parafulva.
CACAGTGATGCGCGAAGTGGCTCGACTCGGCGCAGGGCTGATCAACGACGTTCGTGCTCTGGAGCGCGAGGGTGCCCTGGAGGCGGCCGCCAGTACCGGCCTTCCCGTGTGCTTGATGCACATGCGCGGCGAGCCGGGTAACATGCAGGACAATCCGCGCTACGACGATGTCACCGCCGAGGTGGCGCGTTATCTGGAGCAGCGCATCGCTGCCTGCGCGGCGGCGGGCATTGCTCCTGAGCGCGTCATCCTCGACCCAGGCTTTGGTTTTGCCAAGAACCTGGCGCACAACCTGAGCCTGTTCAAGCATCTGGAAGCATTGTATTGCCTGGGTCGCCCCTTGCTGGTGGGCGTCTCGCGCAAAAGCATGATAGGCCTGGCGCTGGACCGTCCGGTCGGTGAGCGTCTCTACGGCAGCCTGGCGCTGGCGGCGTTGGCCATGACCATGGGCACAAGCATTCTGCGTGTTCATGACGTGGCCGAGACCGTCGATGTGGTGCGCATGATCGCTGCGGTGCAGAACGCCGAATAAGAACGTTTGGAGACACTATGAGCAGGAAATACTTTGGTACCGATGGTATTCGTGGCCGCGTCGGCGAGTACCCCATCACTCCCGACTTCATGCTGAAGCTCGGTTGGGCAGCAGGCATGGCTTTCCGCAAGCACGGCCACTGCCGTGTTCTGGTGGGCAAGGACACCCGGATCTCCGGCTACATGTTCGAGTCCGCACTGGAGGCCGGTTTGTCGGCGGCCGGTGCTGACGTCATGCTGCTTGGCCCGATGCCGACCCCCGCCATCGCCTATCTGACGCGCACCTTCCATG
Proteins encoded in this region:
- the folP gene encoding dihydropteroate synthase yields the protein MTLQQYPTRLPCGNRVLDLSRTHVMGILNVTPDSFSDGGRFSRHDEALRHAEAMVEAGASLIDVGGESTRPGARAVSPDEELGRVAPIVEAISARLDVIISVDTSTPTVMREVARLGAGLINDVRALEREGALEAAASTGLPVCLMHMRGEPGNMQDNPRYDDVTAEVARYLEQRIAACAAAGIAPERVILDPGFGFAKNLAHNLSLFKHLEALYCLGRPLLVGVSRKSMIGLALDRPVGERLYGSLALAALAMTMGTSILRVHDVAETVDVVRMIAAVQNAE